The nucleotide sequence aatgcaaattaatttattaaaatcaaaacCTGGCAAGAGAAGAATTGCAACCCATTTaacaactttctttctttcaaataaCAGTGAAAGGTTGCTAGAAAAACGTGCAAGTCTAGTGTCATTTTACTCCACATCATCTCATTGCAGTCTGAACTTCTGTTGTAATTTCCTACCTTTACGGGAGCGGTTAAGGGCAGAAACATCAGAGATCCGGATTCCCTAAAAGTGTCCCTTTGGCTGAACTTGGTCCCAGCTATAAATTGGTTTCCCTGTTTTTCCATAGAATAATTTTCTAGAGCGATGAATCTTAAATTCATACTCCAAATCctggaaaagctttttttttttaagttttggatATTATAAGTATTAACAATAATTCTGGTATCTAAACAccaaatgttaaattgtttgGTTAAAATGCCCTAGAAAATGCCTCTTCAAgtgacaaaactaaataaattggTTGAATGGACAGGGTGGAGCATTGTGGGGTAGAGAGACCCCTCTATAAATACTACCATGTTACATGATGTCATGGCATGTTTCTGTGAGGCTCCACCCACCCCTGCTGTATCTGTTCCTGCATGCTGATCAGTTACAAGCTGCCTGTATGACGAACAGCCTACAGTAGTGCTTGTCTTTTTCTGATTTGAAATCTTTTTACAGATACTCCGTCCCTGTGCGTTCTTGACCTCACAATCAGGCTTCCTCACCATAGTCTCCTCAGACCAAGTCTTATCTATATAGAACATTATACATAGTGTTATATGTACAGAGCAAAGACCTGCAGAGGAAATGCTGAGTCATgctgaaagtacaaaaaaatacattaccCAACAAATTACATCCACATGTACCAGCTTGTTAACATCTCACCATAGCTTTTTGGTAAGAATATTGTGTTCCATCTCTTGTTGTTTCTGCACTAATTAAAAATGCTGAACCTTGAAAACCTTGACAAAATTTCCCAAGCATGTTGTGTGTTGTAGGATATCTGAACATTGTGGAGTTTTCTTGATAGGGCTGTCAAAAACAGGGCAGCAGTTTGAGGTAAAGGGCCAGTGTAGTCATTCTGGCAATATTCCGTGCCCAACAAAGACGctctaaaaatatattattgagAAACCTGatgcaaaagaaaaaccttAATTTCTATCAGAAGTTATCGCATTTCACATGTCTATATTCAGGGCACCACCTGCTGAGATTCCCATTTGTTATCCGCTGCTTTCCCTTGTGAACACATATGTCCACCTTTTCCACCTTTTCAAATTCTAACAGTAGCTGCTTGTTACTTGTGTTATTTGGAAACAgggttataaaaaaatataactgcatgaaaaacaaacattttgaagctatgttttacatttaaagtcacaaaatgtataatatttacCCATGCACAATCATAGGCACATAGTAAAGACACATACtgctcattttctgtttcttatttttgttttgtttactgtaaaattctgtaaaacagtaaaaaaaaatgtttggagaCAAACTATATTCATCATTCTACAAATTGTCCAGTAAAACCTATGTGTTATATTTGCCTGAATACCTTTGGAAATAATGAAACTTAAATATCATGAATACTGAACACTCTCTGTCTTTAACCCCAACATGATTCACATGCAATTGACAAAGTTAAAAACtggcattttattatttttgtacaacAAATCTCTGACTTATCGGCCAGCAATAAATCATACTATTCACAAAAGGCAACACATAGAtgcatttttacacacatgGTAAGGATAAACAttgtaaacaaaatgcaaaacagaagAATAAGGGACATAGAAATGGTCATTGTGTAGGTCTGTGCTTCCAAACTCCTTCTGTCTATACCACATTACAGTTAATTTACATAACAAGGAAATCCATCTTGTAAGTCAAAGTGACCGATATCCTTTCATGGTTGTTGTTTACTGTTTAGTTGGAATTCCcatttcacatttgtctttggCACCTGAATAAGTAAGGTTGATGGTGAAAGGTGCTCACCCTTAATCCATAATGTCTCTTTATAGCTAAATCCTTACAAGGAATTACAATGGTGTTCACAGTCTCAATCATAATTCAGGAAATCAAAGGCCAGTGGCTTCCTGCCATaggtatttattaaaatgagcTCTTACAACGCAAGTCCACCTGTGAGCCCCACTGTCAATGCAACCATGGGCCTCCAGACCACTTGAGCTCTCTTGTGCACCTCCATTTACAGCCCTCTTTTTCCAGTCACGAGTGACCACTGAATAGTGGTAGACGCCAGGTGACTGTGTATGTGCAGCCATGTCCAGAGAAACAAGCGGAGGTCAAAATGGTGACTCCCAGTACTGCTGTGCCCTGGTCATACCACGCTTAATTTGTTCATATGTCACAAACATCACAATGTTCCAAGACCCCAGTCTCAAGAAAGAAGGCATAAATCTAAATGagacacaagaaaaagtaaGGAAATATAACAAACAGGTGATTCTACTGTTATTTTCTTCAATGTTATGTGAGGGTGCATTTACCCTTTATAGAAAGCTGTTGGCCCTTCATTTTTCACCATGGTGAGAGCACAGTTGATGGCACTGCTATATTGGCCTGACCCTGAGTTCATGAACCGTGTCTTGACTACATCCACAGGAGAAGCTACAACTGTTGTGCAGAAGCCTGCACCAAAGGCAGCTGTGAAGTGGCACGGCAGGTTGTCTGTGGGAGAGCAGAAGCAAAGTCAAATCCTTCTCAGTATTCGATATAGTGCCACGTGAATTTGTTTGTACGCACCTGTCATTAGGTCATACTTCAGGATGAGTTCTTTGATAATGTCATAGGTCACCAATTCGGCACAGTTTACAATAGCATTACGTGTGATGTTGGGCATGCAGCCTGGAAGGATGAAAGGGTAGTTTAAAAACCGGTGGAAGTGTTTTTATAGTatgtaataagaaaataaattaaaacaattaaaattgttttaaagtcaaaataGGAAGCACCTTTCCAAAGGCCCCGTACTCCCTCATCTCTGGCAATTGTCTTGTAGGCACCAAGGGTGCTGTTGTATCTCCTCCCACCATCAGCAAGTGGTACCTGGGCTTGGAAACGAACTTTCACCACATCTGTAGGTTGTGCAAAAGCCACAGCCATGGCTCCTGTGGTACAGCCAGCCATGAGCCGAGTAACGATGCCAGCACCTGTGCAACATGTATATGTCAGTCACAAGAATGctttgaaaagaaacacaaaattgcTCAAGTTATGAATCTTACTCTCTGTCCCTCGATTGTAGAACTGCTTCATGGAGTCGTAGAGTCCAATTCGGACAGAGGCAAAGCTCATCTGCCTCTGCAGTCCTGCCACGAGTCCATTGTAAAGACTTCTGGGACCCTCTGTGCGCACCATGGTGGTGATGGTGCCAAACACACCACGATACTTTGTTGCACTGACTCCTTTAGCTTTCTGAGATTCTCCCTGAATCTGGAGAATATGATGACATTGAGGGATTCTTAGCAATAGGTTAATAAGGATTAAAATGACATGTCTGAAACCTTCTGAATTATTGTCTGTCTAACCTGTAGCCTGACTTTAGCGGTATCCAATGGAAAGGTGAGAAGGTCAGCAATGCAGGCTGCAGTGCCTGCTCCAAAAAACTTAACTGCTGCTGAGGGAACCATATCTGTGGGTTTTATGCCGACCATTTCTGCACTTAGGTTGAGGAAACACGTGGAAAACGTTGGTCTTAATGGCACTTGCCTGAAGCCTCTGTGAATatcacaccacacacaccaaagaCATCAAAATATTACACAGCTCAGGAAGACAGACGTGGTAAAACTCGTCAAAATAGTAGCTGGACTAGTAATATCCTAAATGAGTCAATAACGTGCACTATATCATGCAATATTTACCTTTAAgtgatggtaaaaaaaaacttcaagtTTTCTCAAGAATTAAACTTCTCTTTGGATGTGGTTCTGTTCTGGGAACACTTTGGGCCATATACTCTTTTTGAAGTGAAGCAGTCAGCATATCACTATTCACTAAAAAACAAGCATTCATTATTTAATGAAAGAGAAGAGTTTGCATATAAATAGTTTATAGAGGCTGAAActtgtgtgtgatttaaaaaaagaaattagtgTTTACCTGAATAGTGTTCCAAGAAAGTTACAATCCTGCACGGTGGTGAAAATATATAATCCTTTGGGTAGTTAGTTCCTAATAGTGTTCTGGTCTCACACTGCCGTAGTACTGTTTAAGCTAAGGAGACCGCAAATTTATAGGAACCTTTTTGCACGTGGCTGTGTGGCACCCTGACAAGTTATACACACCTGTTCTGTCAAGCTCATGTTTACCAGACTCTGTGACACAGTGATGGACATTTGAGCACTTGTTGATCTGCTCGTATCAGCGTCATTAAGGTAGCCTTGTATGGACATCAATGGGGCTTCAGTGGTGCTACAGTAGCATCTGGCATGAGCAGAAAgaatattttgaacattttgtatGTCGTTTCACAACTACTTTTGCAATAAGATTCAGAATCATAtaaacattgtgtttatttgattCTGGAGTGGATacaacatttcagttttaaaatatgagTTTATCAGCTGACATCACATTCAATGTAACTGTGGGTTGATATGCTGTGTGCAGCCAATCACATAGAGAGGCCTGTCTGAATTCCCTACGTGCTTTTATGGGGCATTTGACTGGCTGAGAAATCATTTAATGGCCTGCCAAGAGTTCACTGTGTTAGCTGCATTTCCTGGCTCCTCCTACTTGCAAGAAATAAAGTTGTGAAATGTTCCAGGCTAATGACCCATTATGCTCCTCAGCCAATCCACAGAATGAACTACAAGTGGGAGGATGAACGTAGCATCTGTGTGCAATCATTCAAGCAAACTAGAAGTGCCCAAAGAGAGGAATAGATACTGAATGGAAAGAGTTAGAGAGGATGGGACACTTTGTCCTGAGTGTACACACCTCTATAAATGTGACTTTCCCAAGCAGCTCTACATCATAAGACCAGCAAATGTACATAAAGTTATGCAGCCTACCCTGCAAATCTGCCTTAACTATCTATCTAATCTTACCAGTGTTTTCCACATATACTGTTGATTTATGTCTTTTTctaagtatttattttacagtcatTACTGATGTCTTCATATCCAGTTTTACACGTTTGCTGCTTGTGATGTTTTTGTAAACAAGGCTGAAAAAAAGGACGGACCCATTACCTACACATTTCCACTGCTTACAGAAATTCCAACCATTAAATTGGTCAAAAAGGTAATGTTTGTTTAATGAGGACCTTTTTGGGGcctctttttttggggggtgacatacattttaaatttatttcagtTACAATTAAATTCTTCTgttcttgtctttattttgttttgtttttttatataatttgcaAGACAAAGAATGGAAATAGTTCAAGTGTAAATCTAGAACCCTTTATAAAGGGATGAGAAAAGATCTCTAGCACCAGCCAAATAAATCAAGGGGGGAAAGCAGCATCAATTGCTTTCTTTGGCAGACGCTAAAACAGATCCCTGGGGATATAGCGTGAATAACCTttgaacacacagacagaccagtAAACAACTCGCTGGTCCGGCTTCAACCAGCCGGCAGTGACCTCTCCTACAGCTCCCCGAAAATGAAACTGAGCAGGCAGACTGCCATCACCACCGTGATTCCCCTGTGTTTTAAATACCACGAACCATGAGTCCTTGCCGTGAAATGACTAATCTCTCTAACACTATAAAAACCACTACACTATAAATAAACACTCCATCCCTTAAAGGTTAGTAGGACAGAGAGCAGTATGTCCCACTGTGCATGTTTTCTTCATTCACACATCTGCTTGCTGGTAAACTTCATTTGAACTAATTGCTAATTATCTTTCAAATGCCTGTGGGCTGTAGATTTTAATATGTAATGGGTTATGAATAATAACTGCAATGAACATAGTCATTTCTTTTACTGTGAAGCAATAAGACAGGTGGGTGAGTTTCATAAAAATGTACTACATAGATACAAAATTGAGCCATTGGTGACTCAAGCTATTTATAAGACCTGTAATTGAGCTTGTCAAAAgcttttggaaaataattttgcCATATAAACACGAAAAGATAACTATGTCACTGTGATGACAAAGCTGTTTGATAATTAATTAGACTTTCTCATAGAATTGTCAGTAATTTctgggtggctgtagctcagttggtagagcagttgtcctggctacatgtcaaagtgtctctttgCAAGACACTAAACGCTAAAGTTGTCCCTAGCGTCTGCTACTTAGTTGTAAGTCGCTTCGGATAAAAGCATCTTctaaataatatactgtaagcAAATAAGAAGacacaatttttaaatgaaaactgtatGAAGCTAGTATATATGTTTATTCACTTTCACCTCATCTAGTCTTCTCAAATCAGCTGGCATAGCATGGCCTATACTTTATGTAACTGTATTTAAGATTCAAATATGTCTCATTAACACTGACTCATACTTTAATGCCTGCAGATGGTTTGTTATCAGTCCGAACaggttttattgattttgtgaTTAActaaaagcagcagaggctaAGACATCCCGAATTTTTGCTTATTTCATGATTAAGTTCTACTGTAGCACAGGAAGGTAAAATGGTTGTCCACTAATCCCctagttgttggttcaatccccagctccccCAATTACATGGCAAGggttccttgagcaagacaaccccccaacttagttgttcctgCTCCCCCATTGGTGAGTGTgcgtgcgaatgggtgaataagaagcagtgtgaagctcTTTAAGTGCCGAAtggtatataagtgcagactatttagaccattttacaaaaatacatttcccaTGATGTGGTTTAATGGTGTCTTTCATCACCTGCGTTGCTTTGTTGGCCACCGACATCTTTCCAGCTTTTACAACCACTTCTTTCTAATTCTTGGGTAAAGTATACTTTGCTACCACTTTTCCTCAAAGATATTGCAGGCTAGAAGATGTAACATGAAGTTGTGCTGTCATTTAGTTAATTCAGAGAGcatcagatgaaaaaaaaaactttttaaaggaTGTACAATCTCTTTCCGCATAACGTCTTATGTTCTTATGTAAATTTGTTTCTTAGACAATTACGTGCAATTTCCAGCTATCGGTtgacaaaatgttattaaaatatgtcaaactAACCATTTTTTGAATTAAACTTTTTGTCAAACGTACAGTTTTATTTGTGCctttattagttttttcttttctaaattttGAGTAAAGATTTTGATTCAAATTTAAACTTGATACATTTGCTGATATGTGCCAGCTTGTGAGACTTTGGGTCTGTAATGATGGAACTGAAGCACTATTAACATCAAAACATGAGGAAAAAACTGTTCCTGGCTAATGCCAAGTGCTTCAAAACAAATATAGGTTTTCAAATTAAAgcccaattcaaaaaagaaaaagaaaaaagaaacaggtctcattttcataaaataattttcacttttccacttttcctaAACTGTGTCTaaacaattactttaaaaatcCTCCAGATAAAAAATATCAGATGAAAAACGTGACTGAACTATGGAAATCTTGAAAATTATGAACTGCTATTGTAAGTGAGCTGGTGCTCAGTAGAGGGCGGTAATGCTCTAAAGTGTACAACATTTTAActtgttagaaaaaaataaagaagaaaagagtctcaaaatgacaataatcacagcagcagcagccgaaGAAGAAGAGCAGCGCTAGGTGTTAGCTTTACTTAGCTTGTCATACAAACGTAGTTACCGTAAGCTGAAATTTATCCAATGCCTGGCTAGTGCGGTACAGGTATCGAAGAAAATCATATGCTGCGAAAGAGAGGGGAGGCCATATTAAACAGTCCCTGACACAGACCGACCCCGCTTTCGACAACATGGAGAAACAGTTGCATTTGAATTTGTTAGCTTCCAGACCTCCGATGGCAGGTGGTTTTCAGTCCAGCTCCAAGATGAAAATGGGGTGAGTTAGCTAACAACTTATTAGCATGCTGTTAGACGTGTTTGCTTATTAACGTTAATTGCAATACGGTCTGCTATCCTTTCGTTTTCCTCCGTTATTAAAGTCCTTAAATTAAGAGTCTGACGAGGCAGTTCTACTGGCTCCAGTTTTAGCTATGAACCTTAGCTATGAATAtctctgaaaaataaattggaCCCGACCCGACCTGTACCCCTAACATCGCTAAAACATATAGGTTGTAGGATCACCCACCCTACATCTCATCCAGACGGCAGTGAAAGAGGGATTGCATGATGGGTGATTAGAGGTTATCTGCTCTTGTGCAATGATAAGATAGTCATAACAGATTTGTTGCTTATTATCTGTTGACGGGCTGTAAGTCAGCTGTCTTAATTTCCTTGTATGACAATTTTTGTTATAGCTAGTTGCTCAATTGTTCTATATGTGTTAGGTAAAATCTAGTTCAATCTTGCAGCATCCTAATTATCATCAGCTATGTTATGTTAGGGTAAAAGTGAGCAGACTGTTTACATTACAGTGTTACACTAATTGTATAAACAAGTATTTGGATTTGGCATGGCATGGCATTGCTGCCTTATTTCATGTGTCTTGTTGCAAAGTTTACTAATTAAATTCATTTACTGCAGTACAGTAGAATATACTTGCTTTGTTTAGAGTCTGAGCACTGATCGTCCATTGTCAATTTCAATAGCTTTCAGCCTTAGCAACACAGGTTTCATATGTTGCctgtaatctttttttattttttaaaagcatttatttttctttttaatgtgtaaatatgtgacTAGgtataaaaagcaaacaaagagcTATGTCTATCTCATGCaattgcatgtttgttttcctaTGCATATCAACAACCCTGCAGTTGTGTACAGTCATGTCAGACACACATTAACT is from Channa argus isolate prfri chromosome 22, Channa argus male v1.0, whole genome shotgun sequence and encodes:
- the LOC137107652 gene encoding dicarboxylate carrier UCP2-like, whose amino-acid sequence is MVGIKPTDMVPSAAVKFFGAGTAACIADLLTFPLDTAKVRLQIQGESQKAKGVSATKYRGVFGTITTMVRTEGPRSLYNGLVAGLQRQMSFASVRIGLYDSMKQFYNRGTESAGIVTRLMAGCTTGAMAVAFAQPTDVVKVRFQAQVPLADGGRRYNSTLGAYKTIARDEGVRGLWKGCMPNITRNAIVNCAELVTYDIIKELILKYDLMTDNLPCHFTAAFGAGFCTTVVASPVDVVKTRFMNSGSGQYSSAINCALTMVKNEGPTAFYKGFMPSFLRLGSWNIVMFVTYEQIKRGMTRAQQYWESPF